DNA from Mycolicibacterium alvei:
CAGATGATCGGCGTGAGGCCGTGCTTGAACGCCGCGGCCGCCTTGGCGGCCACCAGCTCATCGGTTTCGCCGTGGTAGGTCCGCCGCTCGGAGTGCCCCACCACCACGAAACTGCATCCGAGCTTGGCCAGGAACGCTCCGCTGATCTCACCGGTGTAGGCGCCCGAATCGTGCTGGGACATGTCCTGGGCGCCATAGGTGAGCCGCAACTTGTCCCCGTCGACCAGCGTCTGCACGCTGCGCAGGTCGGTGAACGGCGGGATGACCGTCACATCCACCTTGTCGAAGTACTTGTCCGGCAAGGCGAACGCGATCTTCTGCACCAGCGCGATGGCCTCGAAATGATTGAGGTTCATCTTCCAGTTGCCCGCGATCAACGGCTTGCGTGCGGCTTTCGACATGGTCTAGGACTCCAGTACTTCGATGCCGGGCAGGGTCTTGCCCTCAAGGTATTCCAGTGACGCGCCGCCACCGGTCGAGATATGCGAGAAGCCGTCCTCGGGCAGCCCGAGTTGTCGCACCGCGGCCGCCGAATCGCCGCCGCCGACGACGCTGAACGCACCCTTTTCGGTGGCACCGATGATCGCCTCGGCCACCCCCTTGGTACCCGCCGAGAACGCCGGGAACTCGAATACGCCCATCGGTCCGTTCCAGAACACGGTCTTGGCGTTGGACAGCAGCGCAGTGAAACGCCTGACCGACTCCGGACCGATGTCCAGACCCATCTTGCCCTCGGGAATGCGGTCGGAGGCCACGGTTTCCGGTTCGGCATCGGCGGCGAACTTGTCGGCCACCACGATGTCGACCGGCAGGTGGATC
Protein-coding regions in this window:
- the tpiA gene encoding triose-phosphate isomerase produces the protein MSKAARKPLIAGNWKMNLNHFEAIALVQKIAFALPDKYFDKVDVTVIPPFTDLRSVQTLVDGDKLRLTYGAQDMSQHDSGAYTGEISGAFLAKLGCSFVVVGHSERRTYHGETDELVAAKAAAAFKHGLTPIICIGEQLEVREAGNHVEFNVNSLRGSLAGLSAEQIGQAVIAYEPVWAIGTGRVASAADAQEVCKAIRAELGNLASPQLAAGVRVLYGGSVNAKNVGEIVAQGDVDGALVGGASLDGEQFATLSAIAAGGPLP